The Pseudomonadota bacterium sequence GAGCCCTGGAAGAAGATAATAGCTGTTGCGCCCGTGATAAAAAGCACTGCACGGTTTGTGCTGAGCGGTTCCCGTATTAAATGTAAATATTTTCTATCCGACAGTCTCCATCCGGTACATGCCGATGAAGTTCAGCTTCGCCAGGTTGTTCACAATATCATGAATAACTCAAGAGAGGCCATGCCGGCAGGCGGAGTAATCACGATACGTGCTGAAAATGTTGTGATTACTCAAAAGGACAATGTTCCGCTGCCTTATGGAGATTACGTAAAGATTTCCATAGAGGACAAAGGCATAGGGATTAAAGAGGAATACCTCAGCAAGATCTTTGACCCTTATTTTAGCACAAAAGGTATGGGCGTCCAGAAGGGCATGGGACTTGGCCTTTCGGTTTCATATTCTATAATAAAGAAACATGCCGGATATATTTTGTTAGAATCTTCCCAGGGGGTGGGAACAACCGTCCAAATATACCTGCCTGCATATAAGAAAGAAGCAGAAGGAGTTGTTGCAGGGGAAGTCATCCCGGTAAAAGGAAGGATCCTTGTAATGGACGATGTTGAGGAAGTGAGGCTTGTTACAAGCAATATGCTTATTAAACTGGGGTATGAAGTGGCATGTGCGGAAGACGGCAGAGAGGCGGTAGAACTTTATAAGCAGGCCGGAGAACTTGATGCTCCCTTTGACGCAGTGATACTTGACCTTACCGTTCAAGGGGGTATGGGAGGGAAAGAGGCGCTTTTTGAGTTGCTTTCAATAGACCCGTATGTGAAGGCGCTCATTGCATCAGGGTACACAGATGACCCTATTATAGATAATTTCAGAGAGTTTGGATTTAAAGCTGCTGTGATCAAGCCCTATAAAATGGAAGAATTGGAAGAGGTTTTAAAGAAGTTGATTCCCCATCCGTAAATGACTGCCATAGAAATTAAAAACATTTTTGAAGATATTCAGGGTTCTGTTTCTGAAGAAGTTTTTGAAACCTTATTGGATAAAGGTAATTTTAAACTTGAAAGGATTGTCTCCACAGGTCAGTCAACACCTGAAGGGATATGGTATGATCAGGAGACAGACGAATGGGTTATTATGCTTACAGGGAGCGCCGGTTTGTCTTTCAAGGGTCATAAAGAGATAAATGTGTTGAAGCCCGGAGACTATCTGTTTATCCCGGCACATACCATCCACAGGGTAGAATGGACAGACAGCCGCGAGAAGACAATATGGATGGCAATCCATTTTCCAGCCGCCCAGAGGTTATAAACATTTACATCCACGTAATTTTCGCTGGGTTCCGGTCAATCCATTGTGAAAATGTTATTTCAGGATATCCTATAGCAAGCCCGCCATATACCTTGTGTTTCCCGTGTAATCCGAGAAGTTTCGGTATAGTTTTATCATTGTTGCATGCCAACACGACGTAGCCCGTATAAAAATTGCCAAGTCCGAGAGAGCAGGCGGCAAATGTGGCATTCTGAAGAGAAAGATTGGCGTTTTCATTGGCAAAACGGATTGTGCTGTCTGCATGAAACAACAATAGTGCAGGCGCTCCAAAGAGAACAATATCCATATCCTGGCGCATTTTCTCCAGGATATGTTCGAACTGACTGGCCCATCGTGCAACTGTCCCGGCATCCTGCCCTGTGCGCAGGAGATAAAGTTTCCTCCAGACAGGGTTTTTGAGTCTTTTTGCCACCTTGCCAAGCCATGTTGCCGTGCTGGAAGCTATGGCCTGAAGAAGGGATTTATCTTGAACCACTATGAACCGGGTGCTCTGGGCGTTTTTGGCGCTGGGTGCGAACCGTGCACCGTCAATCACCTTCTCGATGATCTCATTTTCGACCGGTCTTTCCTGAAAAGTCCTTGTGGAACGTCTCGATACGATCATCTCCCGGACCTGCTCATAGGAAGGTATGAGGTTCCTCCGGACGGGATATATATTTTCCGGCGGACAGTCGACCTGACGGATTGCCCCTGAAGGGCATATCATGACGCAATGGCCGCAGGAGTTACACGATTCTTCATGTGCCACTACAGGTAAAGAACCTTTGCCCTCCCAGGACAGGACTTTCTGACAGATGCTGACACAGAGACCGTCCTTTCGGCAGCGTTCCTGGTCAATGGTGATAATGGGCATATTTCCTCCTGCTATTACGGTTTTGTTAAAAACTGCTATCCTCTTGCCCACTCTGTGAGAGAACGGGTTGTTCTGCCTTTGTATGTGTCCATTCCTGGGGTTTGTGTTGCGAAGGCTTGTTTCAACACGGTCAGAACCTCTGACTTCTGCGATATGTCAAGCGTCTCTATCATGTTACAGTTCTCCCTTGAGGAAAGTGCGCAATCCGCTGCTGCAAGCGGTGGTTATCCGTATTATTGTGGATATGGTGAGAACTGGTCAGCCACAGCCCACCACCTGCCATCCTCTTTCACAAATACGAACATATCACGACCACCCATTCCGATTATTTGCCCACCAGTCTCGAAGGCCATATCAAAGTAGTACGTGACAACGGCTGAATCACCATAGACTTGGATCTTGGGGTCAATCTCCTCCCAACGATGAACCTTCGCCATTGATAGGAAACCGACCCATCCCGCAACGCAGTCTTCTCTGCCCTCACGTCGATTTCTGTCTGTTGGCGTAATTGCTACCATGTCTTTATGGAAGAAATTTTTAAGGTCTTTCCCATCACCTTTCGTCCACGCATCATTCAGCTTGCGCAACGTTTCCCATACCTCACCCTCTTTCCCTTGAAATAGTGATTCCATTTAATCCTTCTCCTTTCTCCGTATAACATTTAATCTCTATCAGTGACAAATATACAGGAGTAAATCGTGTAAGAATTCCATCGTTTCTGAAACGCATTCAAGCCAATTGGGAATTGAAGTTATTCTGCATTTACGTGATGCTTATTAACCGGCCCCTGTATTTTCATAATACTCCATTTTGTTTGATTTGCAAGGAAAAAACAGATTGTTGCCGCCTGTAATAATACATGATGGCCGGCAATGGCAAAGACCAGCTTTCGGAAAGTCGTTCGCTTCAGGCAAAAACCGCGCAGCTTCAACTATTATTTTACATGTGAAAAATTTGATATGATATAATTATCGCTACATTACCCTGGAGTTGTCATAGTAATCACAAAATGGATTGTGGCACTTTTCCGGGAGAAATACTGTTGGATGAAGGATAATCAGCTTAACAGAGTCCCGGTTTTTTTAATTGGGAAATAGGAGGAGAATGTGGGGTTAAGAAAGATTTTTTTAATATGTTTGGTTCTTGCAGCATTTACCGTTGCCTGCGCCAAGATGGACCAGACACAACGAAATACGGCGGGAGAAGAAAAAACAACAGCAGTTGTTAAAGTGCTTGAGCCTAAAGATGCCCACGAATTTATAAGGGCAAACAGGGACAACCCTGATTTTGTGATTCTCGATGTACGTACCCCTGAAGAATTTGAAAGTGGCCATATAGAAAATGCTGTAAATATTAATTACCATGCTGAGACATTTGCTGCCGACCTTGACGGACTCAATAAGTCTAAGACATATGTGGTCTATTGCAGGACCGGCAGGCGTAGCAGCGATACGGTAAGTATTATGGCACGCCAGGGTTTTAAAAATGTCTACCGTATTGCCGGTGATATTGTCAGGTGGAAGGCGGAGAAGCTTCCTTTGGCTCAGCTCAAGGTAAGATAGTGATATAAGAAAGTCGTTATGTTTTGCTGAAACTGTATGATGCCCAGACATTATATATTTTAGAAAGAGATCGGCAATGGGTGAAAAAAAGCAAGATTTTGAAATTATGGATAATCCTGTTCAGGGGGAATTAGAAAGACTCCCCAGGGAAACCCTTATCGAACTTATAAAGATGTACTCGAGAAACTGGTATACATGTGACGGCCTGTGGTTTTCTGAGGTGGAAAAACAATACGGTACCGAGAAGGCTCTTGAACTTGACGTTATCATGTGGAAGGTATCGTCAAGGCTGGAGGCGCAAAGGATCAAGGAAATGCTTGATATCCGGGAAAATGGCGGCATTGACGCTGTGCTGAGGGCAATTAATTTTATGAGCTGGGCCCCTAATTTCGGCTACCAGATCGAAAAAATGGTTGATAGAGCCCTCTTAACAGTTACCATTTGCCCTCCTCAGGAAGCAAGGGTAAAATCGGGAAGAAGTGAATTTGCCTGCCGCCCTACCTTTGAATTAGGTTTTCAAAATGTTGCAAATGTGATAGATCCGAGGGTGAAGATATCGTGCAGATACTGCCCCCCTGCCTCCCATCCGGCGGACAGTTGGTGTCAATGGGAATTCAAGGAAGAAAGTCTGCTGCCCGAAACGCCCTGAAAAACCGTTTCTTCAACTCATCGGTAAATTCCGGACGGAGAAAACAGTCCATATGGCTTGCATTGTTGATTACCGTAACCGGCCAATCCCTTCGGATGCGCTGAAGAGGGACAAAATACATTTTCTTGACAGGATTGTGATCACCAATAACAACTGCGGCATTGGTACGGATATTTTTCAGGGGTGGTGGAAGTTGACCAAGCTTAATTGCAACTATTTTAAGAAGGCAAGGCTCAACCAGGGAAGATAGGTAATGATCGCAAGCCCGATAAGGAGTATACCGATGAATGGAAGCGAAGCAAAGTAAAGGCTTAATATCGGTTTGTTGAAACGGATACTGGAAATGAAAAGGTTGATCCCCAGGGGGGGTATGGATGCCCCGATCTCCAGATTAGCCAGGAAGATGATCCCGAGGTGAACAGGATGAATCCCATAAGCCTGGGCAACAGGGGTAATAAGAGGAACCACAACGGTCAGTGCGGGAAACATGCCCATAATGCACCCGACCGCTAAAAGGAAGAAGTTGAGCATGATAAGAAAAAGGAAGGGGCTCGTAATATGGGCTTTTAGAAAATCCAATGTCTTCATGGGGAGTTCTGCATCGATTAAATAATTCGTCAGACCGAGGGCTGCCCCCAGGATAATCAGAATCCCCCCTACCAGCACCATACTTTTTTTCATGATCTGCGGCAGATCTCTCCACTCAATATCCCTGTAAATGAATACCTCCACCACAAGCACATAGGTCGCGGTGATAGCGGCAGCTTCACTTACCACAAAGTATCCGCCATAGATGCCTCCCAGTACCACAATAGGGAGCGGGAGTTCCCAGATTGAACCCTTCACTGCCCTGAAAACCTCCGTTATATTAAAACCGGTGCGCGGAACTTTGACTGCAATTGCCTTGTTGAAACAAAACAGGGCAAGGA is a genomic window containing:
- a CDS encoding nuclear transport factor 2 family protein; amino-acid sequence: MESLFQGKEGEVWETLRKLNDAWTKGDGKDLKNFFHKDMVAITPTDRNRREGREDCVAGWVGFLSMAKVHRWEEIDPKIQVYGDSAVVTYYFDMAFETGGQIIGMGGRDMFVFVKEDGRWWAVADQFSPYPQ
- a CDS encoding cupin domain-containing protein, whose amino-acid sequence is MTAIEIKNIFEDIQGSVSEEVFETLLDKGNFKLERIVSTGQSTPEGIWYDQETDEWVIMLTGSAGLSFKGHKEINVLKPGDYLFIPAHTIHRVEWTDSREKTIWMAIHFPAAQRL
- a CDS encoding DUF6125 family protein — translated: MGEKKQDFEIMDNPVQGELERLPRETLIELIKMYSRNWYTCDGLWFSEVEKQYGTEKALELDVIMWKVSSRLEAQRIKEMLDIRENGGIDAVLRAINFMSWAPNFGYQIEKMVDRALLTVTICPPQEARVKSGRSEFACRPTFELGFQNVANVIDPRVKISCRYCPPASHPADSWCQWEFKEESLLPETP
- a CDS encoding TRAP transporter large permease subunit, which encodes LALFCFNKAIAVKVPRTGFNITEVFRAVKGSIWELPLPIVVLGGIYGGYFVVSEAAAITATYVLVVEVFIYRDIEWRDLPQIMKKSMVLVGGILIILGAALGLTNYLIDAELPMKTLDFLKAHITSPFLFLIMLNFFLLAVGCIMGMFPALTVVVPLITPVAQAYGIHPVHLGIIFLANLEIGASIPPLGINLFISSIRFNKPILSLYFASLPFIGILLIGLAIITYLPWLSLAFLK
- a CDS encoding rhodanese-like domain-containing protein, whose translation is MGLRKIFLICLVLAAFTVACAKMDQTQRNTAGEEKTTAVVKVLEPKDAHEFIRANRDNPDFVILDVRTPEEFESGHIENAVNINYHAETFAADLDGLNKSKTYVVYCRTGRRSSDTVSIMARQGFKNVYRIAGDIVRWKAEKLPLAQLKVR
- a CDS encoding nitroreductase family protein, giving the protein MPIITIDQERCRKDGLCVSICQKVLSWEGKGSLPVVAHEESCNSCGHCVMICPSGAIRQVDCPPENIYPVRRNLIPSYEQVREMIVSRRSTRTFQERPVENEIIEKVIDGARFAPSAKNAQSTRFIVVQDKSLLQAIASSTATWLGKVAKRLKNPVWRKLYLLRTGQDAGTVARWASQFEHILEKMRQDMDIVLFGAPALLLFHADSTIRFANENANLSLQNATFAACSLGLGNFYTGYVVLACNNDKTIPKLLGLHGKHKVYGGLAIGYPEITFSQWIDRNPAKITWM